The Melospiza georgiana isolate bMelGeo1 chromosome 9, bMelGeo1.pri, whole genome shotgun sequence genome has a segment encoding these proteins:
- the LOC131087005 gene encoding LOW QUALITY PROTEIN: zinc finger protein 664-like (The sequence of the model RefSeq protein was modified relative to this genomic sequence to represent the inferred CDS: inserted 2 bases in 1 codon) has product MPRPHSPPSSSEKRDPHKPKVRTLETGNSWERGAEDGDQGGQILTAEPGGRGHFERLQGTGIQWGGKAPEIPQEEGLQTQPRVLRGLSLCLEGNQRSGQSAEVVVNEQLDDGKKPHQCLECGKSFGRSDHLLIHQRTHTGERPYECGECGKSFRISSHLIVHQRIHTNERPHKCGECGKSFRINSNLIAHQRIHTNERPYKCGECGKGFRRSSSLKLHQMIHTGIRLFVCGECGKGFHDSSRLIIHQTMHTGECPYMCSXCGKSFIENSSLILHQRIHTGERPYKCRECGKSFRQSCHLNAHQRIHTGERPYKCRECGKSFIDPSGLSVHQGIHTGERPYRCGDCGKSFSQSTRLILHQTIHTRERPYRCGECGKCFRQNSRLIAHQRIHTGERYYECSECGERFQSRYRLLKHQQIHRE; this is encoded by the exons ATGCCCAGGCCCCAcagccctcccagcagctctgagaagaGGGACCCCCATAAGCCCAAAGTGAGGACACTGGAAACAGGgaactcctgggagag aggagctgaggatggagaccagggaggacAAATCCTCACAGCAGAACCTGGTGGAAGAGGCCATTTTGAGCGGCTCCAGGGCACAGGAAtccaatggggaggaaaagccccggAGATCCCTCaagaggaggggctgcaaacccagcccagggtgctccgAGGACTCAGCCTGTGCCTGGAAGGCAACCAGAGATCTGGCCAGAGCGCTGAAGTGGTGGTCAATGAGCAGCTTGATGATGGCAAGAAGCCCCACCAGTGcttggaatgtgggaagagTTTCGGCAGGAGCGACCACCTGCTCATCCACCAGAGGACCCACACCGGGGAACggccctatgagtgtggggaatgtgggaagagcttcaggatCAGCTCCCACCTGATTGtccaccagaggatccacaccaATGAACGGCCCCAcaagtgtggggaatgtgggaagagcttcaggatCAACTCCAACCTGATCGcccaccagaggatccacaccaATGAACGGCCCTATAAATGTGGagaatgtgggaagggcttcaggaGGAGCTCCAGCTTGAAACTccaccagatgatccacactGGGATACGACTCTTTGtatgtggggaatgtgggaagggcttccaTGACAGCTCCCGCCTGATCATCCACCAGACAATGCACACTGGGGAGTGCCCCTACATGTGctc gtgtgggaagagcttcattGAGAACTCCAGCCTGATTCtgcaccagaggatccacactggggagaggccctacaagTGCAGGGAATGTGGGAAAAGCTTtaggcagagctgccatctgAATGcccaccagaggatccacactggggagaggccctataAGTGCAGGGAATGTGGGAAAAGCTTCATCGACCCCTCTGGCCTGAGTGTCCACCAagggatccacactggggagaggccttACAGGTGTGGGGATTGTGGGAAAAGCTTCAGTCAGAGCACTAGGCTGATTCTGCACCAGACGATCCACACCAGGGAGAGGCCTTACaggtgtggggaatgtgggaaatGCTTCAGGCAGAACTCTAGGCTGATTGCCCACCAGAgaatccacactggggagagatACTATGAGTGTTCTGAGTGTGGGGAGAGGTTTCAGAGCCGATACCGTCTCCTCAAGCATCAGCAGATTCACAGAGAATAG